The Lacipirellula parvula genome window below encodes:
- a CDS encoding glycine--tRNA ligase, translating to MDKLVSLCKRRGFLFQSSEIYGGLNGFWDYGPLGVELKRNIKEAWWQDMVRGHDELGVPAGAPEAYEMTGLDCTIIMHPQVWKVSGHYDLFCDMMVDCKETKKRYRFDQLRGRWVTAKGKRIFVTTLAEAEQEAEDLEKRALKAFNLRGKDAESLEWEGASMSLDKVDDLASVFAPEAKEIGTLTEPREFNLMFKTIVGAMGTEEDAAFLRPETAQGIFVNFKNVLDSTRVKVPFGIAQIGKSFRNEITPRNFTFRSREFEQMEIEFFCNPKDSRKWYEYWRDRRMKWYTDLGLAGERLVMREHAADELSHYSVGTADIEYAFPFLPEGEFGELEGIAHRGDFDLRSHMEGKLVKNAEGCLEVEMVPVEGKPDKLRPKHRGSGRDLTYRDEVTNEKFVPHVIEPSSGADRATLAFLCEAYYEDQQPDENGELQTRVVMRFHPRIAPIKAAVFPLVKKDGMPEIAQDIYRKLKAKFSAFYDEKGAVGRRYRRQDEAGTPYCITVDGQTLTDGTVTIRDRDTLEQWRVKVDEVVEEISKRVM from the coding sequence ATGGACAAGCTCGTCTCGCTCTGCAAACGCCGCGGATTTCTCTTTCAATCGAGCGAAATCTACGGCGGCCTCAACGGCTTTTGGGACTACGGTCCCCTCGGCGTTGAGCTGAAGCGGAACATCAAGGAAGCGTGGTGGCAGGACATGGTCCGCGGCCACGACGAGCTGGGCGTCCCCGCCGGCGCCCCCGAGGCCTACGAAATGACCGGCCTCGATTGCACGATCATCATGCACCCGCAGGTTTGGAAGGTCTCCGGCCACTACGACCTGTTCTGCGACATGATGGTCGACTGCAAGGAGACGAAGAAGCGCTATCGCTTCGACCAACTGCGCGGCCGCTGGGTCACGGCGAAAGGCAAGCGGATCTTCGTCACGACGCTCGCTGAGGCGGAGCAAGAAGCCGAAGATCTTGAGAAGCGGGCCTTGAAGGCGTTCAACCTCCGCGGCAAAGACGCCGAGAGCCTCGAGTGGGAAGGCGCCTCGATGTCGCTCGATAAGGTCGACGACCTCGCCAGCGTCTTCGCCCCTGAAGCGAAGGAAATCGGCACGCTCACCGAGCCCCGTGAATTCAACCTGATGTTCAAGACCATCGTCGGCGCGATGGGCACCGAAGAAGACGCCGCGTTCCTCCGTCCCGAGACGGCCCAAGGCATTTTCGTCAATTTTAAGAACGTCCTCGACAGCACCCGCGTCAAGGTGCCGTTCGGCATCGCCCAGATTGGCAAAAGCTTCCGCAACGAAATCACGCCGCGGAACTTCACCTTCCGCAGCCGCGAGTTCGAGCAGATGGAAATCGAGTTCTTCTGCAACCCGAAGGATTCGCGCAAGTGGTACGAGTACTGGCGCGACCGCCGCATGAAGTGGTACACCGACCTCGGCCTCGCCGGCGAACGGCTCGTCATGCGAGAGCACGCGGCCGACGAACTGAGCCACTACTCGGTCGGCACCGCTGACATCGAATACGCGTTCCCCTTCCTGCCGGAGGGCGAATTTGGCGAGCTCGAGGGCATCGCCCACCGCGGCGATTTCGACCTCCGCAGCCACATGGAAGGCAAGCTCGTCAAGAATGCCGAGGGCTGTCTCGAAGTCGAGATGGTTCCCGTCGAGGGCAAGCCCGACAAGCTGCGGCCGAAGCACCGCGGCAGCGGCCGCGATCTCACCTATCGCGACGAAGTGACGAACGAGAAGTTCGTCCCGCACGTGATCGAGCCCTCCAGCGGAGCCGACCGGGCGACGCTGGCCTTCTTGTGCGAAGCCTATTACGAGGATCAACAGCCCGACGAAAACGGCGAGTTGCAAACCCGCGTCGTGATGCGGTTCCACCCGCGGATCGCCCCGATCAAGGCGGCCGTCTTCCCGCTCGTGAAGAAGGATGGCATGCCCGAGATCGCCCAGGATATCTACCGCAAGCTGAAGGCGAAGTTCTCGGCGTTTTACGACGAAAAGGGCGCCGTCGGCCGCCGCTACCGCCGCCAGGACGAAGCGGGCACGCCCTACTGCATCACCGTCGACGGCCAAACGCTGACTGACGGCACCGTCACGATCCGCGACCGCGACACGCTGGAGCAGTGGCGCGTGAAGGTGGACGAGGTGGTTGAAGAGATCTCGAAGCGGGTGATGTAG
- a CDS encoding 2-phosphosulfolactate phosphatase, giving the protein MPKLHVHFLPAHVTAEELAGSVVIVIDLLRASSTICQALASGATCVMPFLEIEDARRAAEQFDRAAIVLGGERHGRIIEGFDLGNSPLEYSPVAVAGRPLLFTTTNGTRALDHARLARRTLVGCALNRQVIADAVAAEPRVDILCAGTDGAITGEDILAAGAIVDPLLGPANAVGWELNAEAQSALDQWRSLLALAAGTGRTPSDQFAVAMEQTPGGSNLLAIGHGIDLPACAELDILPIVPELNHTTGEIRPA; this is encoded by the coding sequence ATGCCCAAGCTCCACGTCCACTTCCTCCCCGCCCACGTCACGGCCGAAGAGTTGGCCGGCAGCGTCGTGATCGTCATCGACCTGCTGCGGGCCTCGTCGACGATCTGCCAGGCCCTCGCTTCGGGGGCGACCTGCGTGATGCCATTCCTCGAAATCGAGGACGCCCGCCGCGCCGCCGAGCAATTCGACCGCGCCGCCATCGTCCTCGGCGGCGAACGCCACGGCCGGATCATCGAAGGCTTCGACCTCGGCAACTCGCCGCTGGAGTACAGTCCCGTCGCCGTCGCTGGCCGGCCGCTGCTGTTCACCACCACCAATGGCACGCGAGCCCTCGACCACGCCCGCTTGGCCCGCCGCACGCTGGTTGGCTGCGCCCTGAACCGCCAAGTCATTGCCGACGCCGTGGCCGCCGAGCCGCGGGTCGATATCCTCTGCGCCGGCACCGACGGCGCCATCACCGGCGAAGACATCCTCGCTGCCGGCGCGATCGTCGACCCTCTCCTCGGCCCCGCCAACGCCGTCGGCTGGGAGCTGAACGCCGAAGCCCAAAGCGCCCTCGACCAATGGCGGTCGCTCCTCGCCCTTGCCGCCGGCACCGGCCGCACGCCCTCTGACCAGTTCGCCGTCGCCATGGAGCAAACCCCGGGCGGCAGCAACCTCCTCGCCATTGGCCACGGCATCGACCTCCCCGCCTGCGCGGAACTCGACATCCTGCCAATCGTCCCCGAACTCAACCACACTACCGGCGAAATCCGCCCGGCGTAG
- the ubiE gene encoding bifunctional demethylmenaquinone methyltransferase/2-methoxy-6-polyprenyl-1,4-benzoquinol methylase UbiE, translating to MTVDKSGPRVRRMFGEIAGKYDFLNHLLSLNIDRYWRWRTVRTVAPKSGDRILDVCTGTGDLALAYHKATKGEAEIVGADFCHEMLAIGHQKGMKARAGDRLTFIEADTQSLPFPSDRFNIVTVAFGLRNVADTDAGLAEMTRVCSPGGHVAVLEFSSPEWQPFKGIYSWYFRNVLPRIGQMLARNAESAYSYLPESVGEFPQGEALAERMRRVGLTEVSYRPLTLGVATLYVGKKP from the coding sequence ATGACCGTCGACAAATCTGGCCCGCGCGTTCGTCGGATGTTTGGCGAGATCGCCGGCAAGTACGACTTTTTGAATCATCTGCTGTCGCTGAACATCGACCGCTACTGGCGATGGCGGACGGTGCGGACGGTAGCGCCGAAGAGCGGCGATCGGATTCTCGACGTCTGCACTGGTACCGGCGACCTCGCCCTGGCCTACCACAAAGCGACCAAGGGGGAGGCAGAGATCGTTGGCGCCGACTTCTGCCACGAGATGCTCGCCATCGGCCATCAGAAGGGGATGAAGGCGCGGGCCGGCGATCGGCTGACATTTATCGAGGCCGATACTCAGTCGCTGCCGTTTCCGAGCGACCGCTTCAACATCGTCACCGTGGCCTTTGGGCTGCGGAACGTCGCCGACACGGATGCCGGGCTGGCCGAGATGACCCGCGTCTGTTCGCCCGGCGGGCATGTGGCGGTGCTGGAGTTTTCCTCGCCCGAATGGCAGCCGTTCAAGGGGATTTACAGCTGGTACTTCCGCAACGTGTTACCGCGGATTGGGCAGATGCTCGCCCGGAATGCGGAGAGCGCCTACAGCTACCTACCGGAGAGCGTCGGCGAGTTTCCCCAGGGAGAGGCCCTGGCCGAGCGGATGCGGCGGGTGGGGCTGACCGAGGTGAGCTATCGGCCGCTTACACTGGGGGTGGCGACGCTTTATGTTGGGAAGAAGCCGTAG
- a CDS encoding UbiX family flavin prenyltransferase produces the protein MATKPKNICIGVTGGSGAVYSLRLIEVLLATGYDVHLSISPSGAQVIHEEMDLRVDLNDFQPADLMLEDVTNASDSKIRMLQASAGIGTADSNVLSVDAGRVGQLHYHHYQNYNSPIASGSFLTQGMVITPCSGATLSAVAHASSGNLIQRAAEVHLKERRKLILVTRETPLSLPHIDNLRKSTEAGAVVMPASPGWYHGVNTLRDLVDFMVARICDQLGIDNALINRWGADK, from the coding sequence ATGGCTACCAAACCGAAAAACATCTGCATCGGCGTTACCGGCGGCAGCGGGGCGGTTTACTCGCTGCGGTTGATCGAGGTGCTGCTCGCAACGGGTTACGATGTCCATCTGTCGATCAGCCCGTCGGGAGCCCAGGTGATTCACGAAGAGATGGACCTGCGGGTCGATCTCAACGACTTTCAGCCGGCCGACCTCATGCTGGAGGACGTGACGAACGCCTCCGACAGCAAGATCCGCATGCTGCAGGCGAGCGCCGGCATCGGCACGGCCGACAGCAACGTCCTCTCGGTCGACGCGGGACGGGTGGGGCAACTCCACTACCACCACTATCAAAACTACAACTCGCCGATCGCGAGCGGCTCGTTCCTCACGCAGGGGATGGTGATCACCCCGTGCTCGGGAGCGACGCTCAGCGCGGTGGCTCATGCGTCGTCGGGCAACCTGATTCAACGGGCGGCCGAGGTCCATTTGAAGGAGCGGCGGAAGCTGATCCTTGTGACCCGCGAGACGCCGCTGTCGCTGCCGCATATCGACAACTTGCGAAAGTCGACCGAGGCGGGCGCCGTGGTGATGCCGGCGTCGCCGGGGTGGTACCACGGGGTGAACACGCTGCGGGACTTGGTCGACTTCATGGTGGCGCGCATCTGCGACCAACTCGGCATCGACAACGCCCTCATCAACCGCTGGGGCGCGGATAAGTAA
- a CDS encoding UbiA-like polyprenyltransferase, translating to MLQTIRHFLSLIRFSHTLFALPFALLAALMAWRMQAIDFVATHGEDARVMTIEPAEPISLEFLGIHVAIAETRIGFDGPLLNIRWQELVGILLCMVFARSAAMAFNRLVDRKLDALNPRTAGRHIPAGLLSAGQVTFFALTCSVGFVASTLLFLPNRLPLYLAVPVLAFLCGYSYAKRFTSLAHFWLGVALAMSPIAAWIAIRGETVARHPADLLPAIVLGAAVAAWVAGFDIIYACQDFAYDREAKLHSIPVRLGVAGALRLAAGCHFVTIALLALLPLTYPPFGGVWWTGVAAVAALLVYEHALVRPDDLARVNTAFFNVNAIISLGLLVVGTVDLLL from the coding sequence ATGCTCCAAACGATCCGCCACTTTCTTTCGCTGATTCGGTTCAGCCATACGCTGTTTGCGTTGCCGTTTGCACTGTTGGCGGCGCTGATGGCTTGGCGGATGCAGGCGATTGACTTTGTCGCTACTCACGGCGAGGACGCCAGAGTAATGACAATCGAGCCCGCCGAGCCGATTAGCCTTGAGTTTCTAGGAATTCATGTGGCAATCGCGGAAACGCGAATTGGTTTCGACGGCCCGCTGTTGAACATCCGCTGGCAGGAACTCGTCGGCATCTTGCTCTGTATGGTCTTCGCCCGCAGTGCGGCGATGGCGTTTAATCGGTTGGTCGATCGCAAGCTCGACGCCCTCAATCCGCGGACGGCGGGGCGGCATATTCCTGCGGGCTTGCTCAGCGCGGGTCAGGTGACGTTCTTTGCCTTGACGTGCAGCGTGGGATTTGTGGCGAGCACGCTGCTATTTCTGCCGAACCGGTTGCCGCTCTATTTGGCCGTGCCGGTGCTCGCGTTTTTGTGCGGCTATAGCTACGCCAAGCGGTTTACGTCGCTGGCTCATTTCTGGCTCGGGGTGGCCCTGGCGATGTCGCCGATTGCCGCCTGGATCGCCATTCGGGGGGAGACGGTCGCGCGGCATCCGGCCGATTTGCTGCCGGCAATTGTCCTAGGGGCGGCCGTCGCGGCGTGGGTGGCGGGGTTCGACATCATCTACGCCTGCCAAGATTTCGCCTACGACCGGGAGGCGAAGCTGCATAGTATTCCGGTGCGGCTGGGGGTGGCCGGGGCCCTCCGGCTGGCGGCGGGCTGCCATTTCGTGACAATAGCGTTGTTGGCGCTGCTGCCGTTAACCTACCCGCCGTTTGGCGGTGTCTGGTGGACGGGAGTCGCCGCGGTGGCCGCCCTGCTGGTGTATGAACACGCCTTAGTACGGCCCGACGACCTCGCCCGGGTGAACACGGCGTTCTTCAACGTGAACGCGATCATCAGCCTGGGGCTGCTGGTTGTTGGAACGGTCGATTTGTTGCTTTGA
- the mqnE gene encoding aminofutalosine synthase MqnE — protein sequence MLRTSSEILRPIREKVEAGERLSFDDGLTLYSDAAPLPEVGELANLVRERKNGNAGYYNINTHLNPTNVCVYRCTFCAFRADLRSAKGYLMDEEQVRARGQEAVDNGCTELHIVGGLHHQAKYEWYRGVISTLHESFPELHLKAWTPVEIDWFSRQTKKPIRAVLEDMIDAGVGSLPGGGAEIFHPEVRNKICEHKADSSRWFETHRNAHQLGLRSNCTMLYGHIEQAYHRIDHLIRLRELQDETGGFQTFIPLAFHPDNTGLSHIKKPNALMDLRTMAVSRLMLDNIAHMKAYWIMLGIGTAQVALAYGADDIDGTVRHELIYHDAGAETPEILSVEQIRQLIEEAGREPIERDTLYHRVERDGNSWRTGEAIAAAK from the coding sequence ATGCTAAGAACTTCGTCTGAAATTCTCCGCCCCATTCGCGAGAAGGTAGAAGCCGGCGAGCGGTTGTCGTTTGACGATGGGCTCACGCTCTACAGCGACGCTGCGCCGCTGCCCGAAGTGGGCGAACTGGCCAATCTCGTGCGCGAGCGGAAGAACGGCAACGCCGGCTACTACAACATCAATACCCATCTGAACCCGACGAACGTTTGCGTCTACCGCTGCACGTTCTGCGCGTTCCGGGCCGACCTCCGTTCGGCTAAGGGTTATTTGATGGACGAGGAGCAGGTGCGGGCCCGCGGGCAGGAAGCGGTCGACAATGGGTGCACTGAGTTGCACATCGTCGGCGGGTTGCATCATCAGGCGAAGTACGAGTGGTATCGCGGCGTGATCAGCACGTTGCATGAAAGCTTTCCTGAGTTGCATTTGAAGGCGTGGACGCCCGTCGAAATCGACTGGTTCTCGCGGCAGACGAAGAAGCCGATTCGCGCCGTGCTGGAAGATATGATCGACGCAGGCGTCGGCAGTCTGCCTGGCGGCGGCGCCGAGATATTCCACCCGGAAGTTCGCAACAAGATCTGCGAGCACAAAGCCGATTCGTCCCGCTGGTTCGAGACGCATCGCAACGCCCACCAGTTGGGGCTCCGCTCGAACTGCACGATGCTCTACGGTCACATCGAGCAGGCGTATCACCGCATCGATCACCTGATTCGCCTCCGCGAACTGCAGGATGAGACGGGCGGGTTCCAGACGTTCATTCCGCTGGCGTTCCATCCCGACAACACGGGGCTGTCGCACATCAAGAAACCGAACGCCCTGATGGACCTGCGGACGATGGCGGTGAGCCGGCTGATGCTCGACAACATCGCCCACATGAAAGCGTACTGGATCATGCTCGGCATCGGCACGGCCCAGGTCGCGCTCGCCTACGGCGCCGACGACATCGACGGCACGGTGCGACACGAGCTGATCTATCACGACGCCGGCGCCGAGACGCCGGAGATTCTTTCCGTCGAGCAAATTCGCCAACTGATCGAAGAGGCGGGCCGCGAACCTATTGAGCGGGATACGCTCTATCATCGGGTGGAACGCGACGGGAATAGCTGGCGAACGGGCGAGGCGATCGCTGCGGCGAAGTAG
- the serC gene encoding 3-phosphoserine/phosphohydroxythreonine transaminase, giving the protein MTQRVYNFSAGPAAMPVPVLESIQRDMLALPGVGASILEISHRSGTFVAIAEAAEANLRKLLSISDDYAVLFLQGGSRLQFSMIPMNLLGEGQSADYILTGSWGNDALKEAKKEGETSVAWDGKSTNYDRLPKKGDLKLNPQAAYVHYTSNETIQGVQFQSEPEVGDVPLVCDSSSEFLYKPLDVSKYGLIYACAQKNAGPSGVTVVIIRKDLLKKSDPNMPGYLNYQIHADNGSMWNTPPTFGIYVLKLVTEWLLNDVGGLDAMYKRNQDKAKLLYDVLDASNGFYAGHAQKEDRSLMNVTFRLPSEELTDKFVGEAKKLSLTDLKGHRSVGGIRASIYNAMPVAGVEKLRDFMVEFKEKNAK; this is encoded by the coding sequence ATGACCCAACGGGTCTACAATTTCTCGGCCGGTCCCGCCGCGATGCCGGTCCCTGTTCTTGAATCAATTCAACGCGACATGCTCGCCCTGCCAGGCGTCGGCGCCTCGATCCTTGAGATCAGCCACCGCAGCGGCACGTTCGTCGCCATCGCCGAAGCAGCGGAAGCCAATCTTCGCAAGCTGCTCTCGATCTCCGACGACTACGCCGTGCTGTTCCTGCAAGGCGGCAGCCGGTTGCAGTTCTCGATGATCCCGATGAACCTGCTCGGCGAAGGTCAGTCGGCCGACTACATCCTCACCGGCTCGTGGGGCAACGACGCGCTTAAGGAAGCGAAGAAGGAAGGCGAGACGAGCGTCGCCTGGGATGGCAAGTCGACGAACTACGATCGTCTGCCGAAGAAGGGCGACCTGAAGCTCAATCCGCAAGCCGCGTACGTTCACTACACGTCGAACGAAACGATTCAGGGCGTGCAGTTCCAGAGCGAGCCCGAAGTCGGCGACGTGCCGTTGGTGTGCGACTCGTCGAGCGAGTTTCTGTACAAGCCGCTCGACGTGAGCAAGTACGGCCTCATCTACGCCTGTGCCCAGAAGAACGCTGGCCCGTCGGGCGTGACGGTGGTGATCATCCGCAAGGATCTGCTGAAGAAGAGCGATCCCAACATGCCGGGTTACCTCAACTACCAGATCCACGCCGACAACGGCTCGATGTGGAACACGCCGCCGACGTTCGGCATTTACGTGCTGAAGCTCGTCACCGAGTGGTTGTTGAACGATGTCGGCGGGCTCGACGCGATGTACAAGCGAAACCAAGACAAGGCGAAGCTTCTGTACGACGTGCTCGATGCGTCAAACGGTTTCTACGCCGGTCATGCTCAGAAGGAAGATCGTTCGCTGATGAACGTCACCTTCCGCCTGCCGAGCGAGGAGCTGACGGACAAGTTCGTCGGCGAAGCGAAGAAGCTCAGCCTCACCGACCTGAAGGGCCACCGCAGCGTCGGCGGCATTCGGGCCTCGATTTACAACGCGATGCCGGTCGCCGGCGTCGAAAAGCTCCGCGACTTTATGGTGGAGTTCAAGGAGAAAAACGCGAAGTAG
- the serA gene encoding phosphoglycerate dehydrogenase: MPSVIVLDTLSQEGLDLLDAAPGITYEVRTGLKGDDLRNALAEFDGAICRSGVKITPESLEGNRKLKAIVRAGVGTDNINSAAATRAGVVVMNTPAGNTLSTAEHAVTLMLALSRNVAPAYQGLIEGRWDRAKYMGAQVAGKTLGVVGLGRIGLAVVKRAQALEMRVLGYDPFMSKEKAKELGIEWYEKVDDMLPHVDYLSVHTPLTEETRNLIDIPQLDRLKPGVRLINAARGGIYNEAALVEGLKSGKIGGVALDVYAEEPCTNSPLFGMPGVLCTPHLGASTEEAQTQVAVEAVQLLTDFLSTGQIKNAVNIASLDAKMLEQLRGYLDVAFRLGKLAAGLIPSGLKACKLTYRGEIAGRDTKVLTAAFSAGLLQGAMADDVNLVNASLLLEERGIKLSSEARTDMGAFRSAMSFEIEGADGQKHKATGTVFGQSMPRLVSLDGYRLEAYLDGCLLVFTHKDVPGIIGGVGMAFGEHSVNIGQMAVGRAGDVPGGEAVGILNLDCEPPVAALEAVRKLAAISSAKVIHLPSAGELPAWLQG; this comes from the coding sequence ATGCCCTCGGTCATCGTTCTCGACACGCTCTCGCAAGAAGGTCTCGATCTGCTGGACGCCGCGCCCGGCATCACCTACGAAGTTCGCACCGGCCTGAAGGGGGACGACCTCCGCAACGCCCTCGCGGAATTCGACGGCGCCATCTGTCGCAGCGGCGTGAAGATCACCCCCGAGTCGCTTGAGGGGAACCGCAAGCTGAAGGCGATCGTGCGGGCCGGCGTCGGTACCGACAACATTAACAGCGCCGCCGCCACGCGGGCCGGCGTCGTCGTGATGAACACCCCGGCCGGCAACACGCTCAGCACGGCCGAGCATGCGGTGACGCTGATGCTCGCCCTGTCGCGGAACGTTGCTCCGGCGTACCAAGGGCTGATCGAAGGCCGCTGGGATCGCGCGAAGTACATGGGCGCCCAGGTCGCCGGCAAGACGCTGGGCGTCGTCGGCCTCGGTCGTATTGGCCTCGCGGTGGTGAAGCGGGCCCAAGCCCTTGAGATGCGAGTGCTCGGGTACGACCCGTTCATGTCGAAGGAGAAGGCGAAGGAGCTTGGCATCGAGTGGTACGAGAAGGTCGACGACATGCTGCCGCACGTCGATTACCTCTCGGTCCACACGCCACTGACCGAAGAGACCCGCAACCTGATCGACATTCCGCAGCTCGATCGCCTAAAGCCGGGCGTGCGGCTGATCAACGCGGCCCGCGGCGGCATCTACAACGAAGCGGCGCTGGTTGAAGGTTTGAAGTCGGGCAAGATTGGCGGCGTCGCCCTCGACGTTTACGCCGAAGAGCCTTGCACCAACAGCCCGCTGTTCGGCATGCCGGGCGTCCTGTGCACGCCGCACCTTGGGGCGAGCACCGAAGAGGCCCAGACGCAAGTTGCCGTTGAAGCAGTTCAGCTGCTGACCGACTTCTTGTCGACCGGACAGATCAAGAACGCCGTGAACATCGCCTCGCTCGATGCCAAGATGCTTGAGCAGTTGCGCGGCTACCTCGACGTGGCGTTCCGCCTCGGCAAGCTCGCCGCCGGATTGATCCCCAGCGGCCTGAAAGCCTGCAAGCTGACTTACCGCGGCGAGATTGCCGGCCGCGATACCAAGGTCCTCACCGCGGCCTTCTCGGCCGGGTTGCTCCAAGGGGCGATGGCCGACGACGTGAACCTAGTCAACGCGAGCCTGCTGCTCGAAGAGCGGGGCATCAAGCTGAGCAGCGAAGCCCGCACCGACATGGGCGCCTTCCGCAGCGCGATGAGCTTCGAAATCGAAGGCGCCGACGGCCAGAAGCATAAAGCGACCGGCACCGTGTTCGGCCAATCGATGCCGCGGCTCGTGTCGCTCGACGGCTATCGCCTGGAAGCCTATCTCGATGGCTGCTTGCTCGTTTTCACCCACAAAGACGTGCCGGGGATCATCGGCGGCGTCGGCATGGCGTTCGGCGAGCACAGCGTCAACATCGGCCAGATGGCTGTCGGCCGGGCCGGCGACGTGCCGGGCGGCGAAGCAGTCGGCATTCTCAATCTCGACTGCGAACCGCCGGTGGCGGCGCTAGAAGCCGTTCGCAAGCTGGCGGCCATCAGCAGCGCGAAGGTGATTCACCTGCCGAGCGCGGGCGAACTACCGGCTTGGCTGCAGGGCTAA
- a CDS encoding BON domain-containing protein yields the protein MEAVLAPPRRELIDEVHGALRRSPYVSGHEMTVEASEGVVRLSGAVRSFFHKQMAQELIRRVDGVQRIENCLQVQW from the coding sequence ATGGAAGCCGTGCTTGCGCCGCCGCGCCGCGAATTGATCGACGAAGTCCATGGCGCTCTCCGCCGCAGCCCCTATGTTTCCGGGCACGAGATGACCGTTGAAGCGAGCGAAGGCGTCGTCCGCCTGTCGGGCGCCGTGCGGTCGTTCTTCCACAAGCAGATGGCTCAGGAACTGATCCGCCGCGTCGACGGCGTTCAACGCATCGAGAACTGCCTGCAAGTGCAGTGGTAA
- a CDS encoding type II toxin-antitoxin system RelE/ParE family toxin, translated as MRRILWTPIAEEDLEEILLFIAVEGGHPETARRIGEELRAAIDRHFRESQPAQRHAAMPESWRYLKYKRWLVAYEPTPEAAVIHRVVDAVRDLPRQFGQ; from the coding sequence ATGCGTCGCATCTTGTGGACGCCGATCGCCGAAGAGGATCTCGAAGAAATTCTACTGTTCATTGCCGTTGAAGGGGGACATCCTGAAACGGCGCGACGCATTGGCGAAGAACTTCGAGCGGCAATCGATCGCCATTTTCGCGAGTCGCAGCCTGCGCAACGGCACGCCGCGATGCCTGAATCGTGGCGGTATCTAAAATACAAACGCTGGCTAGTTGCTTACGAACCGACGCCCGAAGCCGCAGTGATTCACCGCGTAGTCGATGCGGTGCGCGATCTGCCCAGGCAGTTCGGGCAGTAA